In Musa acuminata AAA Group cultivar baxijiao chromosome BXJ2-10, Cavendish_Baxijiao_AAA, whole genome shotgun sequence, a genomic segment contains:
- the LOC135626020 gene encoding uncharacterized protein LOC135626020 → MGNSLRCCLACVLPCGALDVVRVVHLSGQVELYSRPVSAREVLAAHPNHVISKPCSQGVVRKIFMLSPDSELKRGNIYFLLPESALPGKERKKIHRKRPQKTGGDVVVVKDLDHDNSVEQEVVSTKVCHRWRRSGRVGVWRPHLETISED, encoded by the coding sequence atggGCAACAGCCTACGGTGCTGTTTGGCTTGCGTTCTTCCCTGCGGCGCGCTCGACGTCGTCCGAGTCGTCCATCTCAGTGGCCAAGTGGAGCTGTACAGTCGCCCGGTCTCTGCCAGGGAAGTTCTGGCAGCTCACCCCAACCACGTCATCAGCAAGCCGTGCTCTCAGGGAGTCGTCCGCAAGATCTTCATGCTGTCGCCGGACTCGGAGCTGAAGAGAGGCAATATCTACTTCTTGTTACCAGAATCAGCGTTGccggggaaggagaggaagaagattcACCGGAAAAGGCCCCAGAAAACTGGTGGCGACGTCGTCGTTGTCAAAGACTTGGATCATGACAACTCAGTTGAGCAGGAAGTCGTTTCGACGAAGGTGTGTCACCGCTGGCGGCGGAGTGGCCGAGTTGGAGTATGGAGGCCGCATCTCGAGACCATATCAGAAGACTGA